Genomic window (Nitrospira sp. CR1.1):
CCATCACGCAGGGCATCAACGACTACTACGACAAGATGCGGGATGTTGGGCGCTATTTGCTTGAGAATGCGGAATTTGTGGGACTGCTCAAGCAAAAGACCGAAAGCATCGCGGCGTTTAGGAACAATGGGCGCATTGTATTGTCGGAAATGGAATACCGACTCCTGTCATCCGTCACAAAGACCACGGAGTACTCTGAGATTTTTATGATCACCCCATTTGGGAGAGGCATTTGCAGGCTAACCGTGCCGCGTGAGACACAGCTGTTGTTTACGACGAATCCGGATGAACTGTCGATGATTGATCGCGTGAGAAAAGAAGGACCAAAGGAGCTCTCCATCGATGAAGCTATTCAATGTATTATCGCTGCTGAACGTGCTCAAGCGGGCGCCGACAATCCTCGACTGGCTTGATCGGCATCGCTGGACGCATGTGGGGTTGATGTTGTTCTGTGGTGCGATTGTTACTGCCGGCGTTATCGCCCCTTGGTATGAGGTCGCCGCTCGCATGAGCGGGAGTTGGCCGCACCATAACTTTTTCCTCATTCAAAAGGGGCAGCCCGTAGGACGAGGGGATCTCGTGGCGTTCATCATGCGGCGGGACTACGTGGAACGCGTGCAGCCAGGCCATTTACACCGTGACTATGCGGACGTGGGGAATCGGTGGATGAAACGAATTGTTGGAGTGCCGGGTGACCATATCGTGATCAAAGAGGACGAGGTCTATATCAACGGGCAATCCGTGGGTCGTGGATTTGGGATCGATCGTTACGGGCAACGGATCGATTTAGCGTCACTTCCGGAAGTTATTCCGGAAGGGGAATACTATGTGGCGCTGCCACACCCGCGGTCGTTCGACTCTCGATACTATGGCCTAATTCGGAAGGCGGATATTCTCGGCACGGTGACACCACTCATCTAGCTAGGTCGGTAATACTCCATACAGACATTCTGAAATGGAGGTACCGTGAACGTATCGAGCGGTATTGTCTGTGTGGTAGCGGTCGCAGGGCTCTCCCTTCTGAGCATCGGGGCTTCTGTTTTCGCGGGAAACTCGCAATCAGCAGTACGTCCAAGTATCCCATCTCCTGAGGAGATGGCGCAGGACATCGCAAGGTACTCGCGCCAAGCGTTGCGGCATGGGCGTCCTCAGGAGTCACCAAAAGAAGTGCGCCGCGACGGCGTCTACCTTCTACTCTCCTTCTCGTTACCGAACGACACCTTCAAAGACTACCTGCGAGAGGCGAAATTACTTGGCGCCAAGGTGCTCTTGCGTGGACTGGTGCAGGATTCGTTCAAGGTTACACAGGAGCGGATCAAGCATCTGTTCTTCACCGGGGATCATCCAGATGACTCACTGCTGGTTGGAATCGGGATTGATCCAGTCATTTACCGGACGGTTGGTGCGGCAGAAGTTCCGGCCCTGGTGTTTGTGAAAGACGAGAAATTCCTAATAGCGAGCGGAGGAGCTTCGGTCGCGCATCTCCTGACGTTGTTGTCGAAGGAACAGGCCGGTGTGAC
Coding sequences:
- the lepB gene encoding signal peptidase I, which translates into the protein MKLFNVLSLLNVLKRAPTILDWLDRHRWTHVGLMLFCGAIVTAGVIAPWYEVAARMSGSWPHHNFFLIQKGQPVGRGDLVAFIMRRDYVERVQPGHLHRDYADVGNRWMKRIVGVPGDHIVIKEDEVYINGQSVGRGFGIDRYGQRIDLASLPEVIPEGEYYVALPHPRSFDSRYYGLIRKADILGTVTPLI